One Lysinibacillus sp. OF-1 DNA segment encodes these proteins:
- the sufC gene encoding Fe-S cluster assembly ATPase SufC yields the protein MSTLVIKDLHVAIDGKEILKGVNLTINTNEIHAIMGPNGTGKSTLASAIMGHPKYEVTSGTVELDGEDVLEMEVDERAQAGLFLAMQYPSEIAGVTNADFLRSAINARREEGDEISLMKFIRELDKNMDFLEMHEDMAQRYLNEGFSGGEKKRNEILQLMMIKPTFAILDEIDSGLDIDALKVVSKGINAMRGEGFGCLMITHYQRLLNYITPDHVHVMMQGRVVKSGGAELAQRLEAEGYDWIKKELGIEEEAEEQEA from the coding sequence ATGTCAACTTTAGTTATTAAAGATCTTCACGTTGCGATCGACGGGAAAGAGATTTTAAAAGGCGTAAATCTTACAATTAATACAAATGAAATTCACGCAATCATGGGGCCAAACGGAACTGGTAAATCGACACTAGCTTCTGCAATTATGGGTCATCCTAAATATGAAGTCACTTCAGGTACTGTAGAGCTTGATGGCGAAGATGTACTTGAAATGGAAGTGGACGAGCGTGCTCAAGCTGGTTTATTCCTAGCAATGCAATATCCATCAGAAATTGCTGGTGTAACAAATGCTGATTTCTTACGTTCGGCGATTAATGCACGTCGTGAAGAAGGCGATGAAATTTCATTAATGAAATTTATTCGTGAATTAGATAAAAATATGGATTTCCTAGAAATGCATGAAGATATGGCTCAACGTTATTTAAATGAAGGTTTCTCTGGCGGTGAGAAAAAACGTAATGAGATTCTTCAATTAATGATGATTAAACCAACATTTGCAATTTTAGACGAAATTGACTCTGGACTTGATATTGATGCATTAAAAGTAGTATCAAAAGGCATTAACGCAATGCGCGGTGAAGGCTTTGGCTGCTTAATGATCACACACTATCAACGTCTATTAAACTACATTACTCCAGATCATGTACACGTAATGATGCAAGGACGTGTTGTAAAATCTGGTGGTGCAGAGCTTGCACAACGCTTAGAAGCAGAAGGCTATGATTGGATTAAAAAAGAATTAGGTATCGAAGAAGAAGCAGAAGAACAAGAAGCATAA
- a CDS encoding LysR family transcriptional regulator gives MELRQLRYFVKVAEREHISEAAEHLHVAQSAISRQIANLEDELGTPLFERVGRNVKLTPIGKTFLEHTITALKAIDFAAKQVEEYLDPAKGSIKIGFPTSLASYVLPTVISAFKREYPDLQFQLRQGSYRFLIDAVKNRELNLAFLGPLPPKDESIQSIILFTENIAALLPANHPLAKRESIQLAELKNDLFVLFPDGYILHKVAMDACRAAGFLPNVISEGEDLDALKGLVAAGIGVSLLPESSLYDSAARFTVKVPIESPTIPRTVGIISPVNREIAPSEAIFLDFVKHFFSRLSQFQ, from the coding sequence GTGGAGTTACGTCAATTACGCTATTTTGTAAAGGTTGCTGAACGGGAGCATATTTCAGAGGCCGCGGAGCATCTTCATGTAGCCCAATCTGCCATCAGTCGGCAAATCGCAAACCTTGAAGATGAATTAGGCACGCCGTTGTTCGAGCGCGTTGGTCGAAATGTGAAATTAACTCCCATTGGGAAAACATTTCTTGAGCATACCATTACAGCCTTAAAGGCCATTGATTTTGCGGCAAAGCAAGTAGAAGAATATTTGGATCCTGCCAAAGGTTCTATTAAAATTGGCTTTCCAACAAGTTTGGCTAGCTATGTTCTGCCTACTGTTATATCCGCCTTTAAACGAGAATACCCCGATTTACAATTCCAACTACGTCAAGGATCTTATCGATTTTTAATTGATGCGGTCAAAAACCGGGAGTTAAACCTAGCCTTTTTGGGACCATTGCCCCCTAAGGACGAATCCATTCAGTCCATAATTCTGTTCACTGAGAACATCGCCGCACTACTACCCGCTAATCACCCATTAGCTAAAAGGGAAAGTATTCAGCTAGCAGAGTTGAAAAACGATTTATTTGTCTTATTTCCAGATGGCTATATATTACATAAAGTAGCTATGGATGCTTGCCGTGCTGCAGGCTTCTTACCAAATGTTATTTCAGAAGGTGAGGATTTGGATGCACTGAAAGGTTTAGTAGCTGCTGGTATAGGTGTTAGTCTATTACCTGAAAGCTCCTTATATGATTCAGCCGCTCGATTTACCGTCAAGGTTCCAATTGAATCACCCACAATACCTAGAACTGTTGGCATTATCTCACCCGTAAATCGAGAAATCGCACCATCTGAAGCAATCTTTTTAGATTTTGTGAAACATTTCTTTTCTCGTCTTTCCCAATTCCAATAA
- a CDS encoding glycosyl hydrolase family 18 protein, which produces MKNFVLFICIALLFITACSNSKEPPAEAKVGIKDKEKLRLSIWLPEWQNKSAMEDVKNSLDGLQDIRVFGAYFNSKDELLLTENAIDMLQQTQQQFNDSHPVILTLINDYVTDNAPSVQKDSTLLHRLVQDSSARQKHINNILQVVDQYQVSGIEIDYEKVAQKDLRNYILFLKELYKALSKKDVILHVVLEPSFPFNMKLPNGPIYTVMAYNVHGYHSGPGAKATYSFLNDLVRKVKKSNQDLAIAFATGGFDWVAEGQIVALTELEAEQLLAETNAVKQRDKGSGAVYFTYVDHDNVSHEVWYADQETLEKWVNYIQKRSYHDVVLWRAGGLGARTLQWISEQSIE; this is translated from the coding sequence GTGAAGAACTTTGTATTGTTTATATGTATAGCACTACTATTTATCACTGCTTGTAGTAATAGTAAAGAGCCACCAGCTGAAGCAAAGGTAGGAATAAAGGACAAGGAGAAGCTTCGATTGTCCATCTGGTTACCAGAATGGCAAAATAAATCTGCGATGGAGGATGTGAAAAATTCTCTAGATGGATTACAAGATATACGGGTTTTCGGTGCTTATTTTAATAGCAAAGATGAACTATTATTAACTGAAAATGCGATTGACATGCTACAACAAACGCAGCAACAATTTAATGATTCCCATCCTGTAATCCTAACGCTTATCAATGATTATGTAACAGATAATGCCCCTTCTGTTCAAAAGGACAGTACGCTTTTGCATAGACTCGTGCAGGATTCTTCTGCGAGGCAAAAGCATATCAATAATATTTTGCAAGTAGTCGATCAATACCAAGTGAGTGGCATTGAGATTGATTATGAAAAGGTAGCACAGAAAGACCTTCGAAACTACATTCTTTTTTTAAAAGAGCTGTACAAAGCTCTTTCAAAAAAGGATGTGATATTACATGTCGTTCTAGAGCCAAGTTTTCCATTTAATATGAAATTGCCAAATGGACCAATCTATACTGTCATGGCCTATAATGTTCATGGCTATCATAGTGGTCCAGGTGCGAAGGCCACTTACTCTTTTCTCAATGATTTAGTGAGAAAAGTGAAGAAGTCCAATCAGGATTTAGCGATTGCCTTTGCTACAGGAGGCTTTGATTGGGTAGCCGAAGGTCAAATTGTTGCTTTAACAGAGCTTGAGGCTGAACAACTATTAGCAGAAACGAATGCAGTGAAGCAGCGTGATAAGGGGAGTGGGGCCGTTTATTTTACGTATGTAGATCATGACAATGTCAGTCATGAGGTTTGGTATGCAGATCAAGAAACACTTGAGAAATGGGTAAACTATATACAAAAAAGAAGCTATCATGACGTGGTGCTATGGCGTGCTGGAGGCTTAGGTGCAAGAACTTTACAATGGATCAGTGAGCAATCAATTGAATAG
- a CDS encoding polysaccharide deacetylase family protein, with product MNERNIELQPAKKNRRKIIRSIVQLIIVVLLAVILIKAVFLTEKRTAETVPLNNKEGFIALSYFGVSRNDSPKYVSKKNLEEQLTLLEKQGYQTITQQDILDFYQKDKPLPEKALYLSFEDGRTDSSIFAQNIMEKLNYKATMFTYANKMDTRDNKFLKPKDLKLMERSGYWELGSNGYRLTYINIFNDKGQSLGVIDENNVPNKTTIEYYNHYLMDFIRNQYMIPSETRLEMEKRIRKDYTLMEEIYQQEFGEVPKAYAIMHANSLYNNMDPLVQHVNDKEIKDKFRMHFNLELGAYNDREADLYNLNRLQVSPYWSTNHVMMKIRQASKQNVEFKIGDLSLAQKWDVMNGAAEFENNEVTLTSAPSSEGRILFKEALPENYQAHFTFKGNVVGQQTFYINYDEKTNSYLRVALVDNEIVISEKLPGAGIVEKQRFQLNEIKWNEEEYAFNKATVYSYQDTQNGSRINDKEYPRNLTKKRVFNITVNKDKIEIDVDNVLSETVQINPLLQGSQIGFGALYSKKDTSHEQYADDIYDTLIEDILITDSKDQTIFTNQYTNFEKVKHKTITMFNHVVDFFIETF from the coding sequence ATGAATGAGAGAAATATAGAACTCCAGCCAGCAAAAAAAAATCGTCGAAAAATCATCCGTTCAATCGTGCAATTAATCATTGTAGTTTTGTTAGCTGTTATTTTAATAAAAGCTGTATTTTTAACAGAGAAACGAACAGCTGAAACGGTACCATTAAACAATAAAGAGGGCTTTATTGCCCTTTCCTATTTCGGTGTGAGTAGAAATGATTCACCTAAATATGTGTCCAAAAAGAATTTAGAAGAACAATTAACATTGCTAGAAAAGCAAGGTTATCAAACCATTACGCAACAGGATATTTTAGATTTTTATCAAAAAGATAAACCATTGCCAGAAAAAGCATTGTATTTATCGTTTGAGGATGGACGAACAGACTCCAGTATTTTTGCTCAAAATATTATGGAAAAATTAAATTATAAGGCGACGATGTTTACGTATGCTAATAAAATGGATACGCGAGACAATAAATTTTTAAAGCCTAAAGATTTAAAGCTAATGGAACGAAGCGGTTATTGGGAGCTAGGATCTAATGGATATAGGCTAACCTATATTAATATTTTTAATGATAAGGGACAGTCTCTTGGTGTGATTGATGAAAATAATGTACCAAATAAAACAACGATAGAATACTATAACCACTATTTAATGGACTTTATTCGAAATCAATATATGATTCCAAGTGAAACACGATTAGAGATGGAAAAACGCATTCGCAAGGATTACACATTGATGGAGGAAATTTATCAACAGGAGTTTGGCGAAGTGCCGAAAGCCTATGCAATTATGCATGCCAATTCACTGTATAACAATATGGACCCACTTGTTCAGCATGTCAATGATAAGGAAATTAAAGACAAGTTTCGTATGCACTTCAATTTAGAGTTAGGTGCCTATAATGATCGAGAGGCAGATTTGTATAATTTAAATCGCTTGCAAGTCTCCCCCTATTGGTCAACCAATCATGTCATGATGAAAATCCGTCAAGCTAGTAAACAAAATGTTGAATTCAAAATAGGGGATCTTTCATTAGCACAGAAGTGGGATGTAATGAACGGTGCTGCTGAATTTGAAAATAATGAAGTTACGTTAACATCAGCACCATCAAGTGAAGGGAGAATTCTCTTTAAGGAAGCCTTACCCGAAAACTATCAGGCGCATTTTACTTTTAAGGGAAATGTTGTGGGTCAGCAAACCTTCTATATTAATTACGATGAAAAAACGAATAGCTATTTGCGAGTTGCATTAGTAGATAATGAGATTGTGATTAGCGAAAAATTACCAGGAGCAGGAATTGTTGAAAAGCAGCGTTTTCAGTTAAATGAAATAAAATGGAATGAAGAGGAATATGCCTTTAACAAAGCGACCGTTTATTCCTATCAAGATACACAAAATGGGTCACGGATTAATGACAAAGAATACCCAAGAAACTTAACGAAAAAAAGAGTATTTAACATTACCGTGAATAAGGATAAAATAGAAATAGATGTTGATAATGTATTATCCGAGACCGTTCAAATAAATCCATTGTTACAAGGGTCACAAATTGGATTTGGTGCATTGTACAGTAAAAAGGATACTTCACATGAACAGTATGCAGATGATATTTACGATACATTGATAGAGGATATATTAATTACAGACAGTAAAGATCAAACCATATTTACGAACCAATATACGAATTTTGAGAAGGTGAAGCATAAAACCATCACCATGTTTAATCATGTTGTGGATTTCTTTATTGAAACCTTCTAA
- a CDS encoding glycosyltransferase family 2 protein: MMKTKKEVLTIPRSDRRILSNIPDPENVRSLVNRRGASYQKDKIDPADVNEIYRLQQLSLRYETHFEVQIKRARRQVSSDKYYAEDISVTGILVYTNQPHHLLIDEILTMNFTIPGGAMPEGYEAKVKLKAKVKRFFTKEIDGQIRYYVACEFLQPLNEYMTKKRWGISIFMASLFLLVVSLIVMLMRAESVIYFRFNKFLYLYSIIAATFLLSRYIFGIFYKNVPINPKFEPGVSIIIPVFNEEEWIHRTISSCINQYYPVDKLEVIVVDDCSTDRTEEKAKDMIDLIHQEGERFRTNDRLQFYKLPQNGGKREALVAGVHQAKHDLVVFVDSDSFLEPHAIRNLVQPFQDPKMGGVAGRTEVENKFTNALTKLQTVRYYIAFRIMKAAESWFDTVTCLSGPLACYRKELILKNEKAWLNQKFLGQPATFGDDRSMTNYILKTHRTGYQDNAICSTIVPSDTKVFLSQQMRWKRSWLRESLRAFLFMWKKEPFMFLFFIIGLIVPIAAPIVVVYNLIYVPLMYGIFPTTFLIGLLLMAMLMSLAHLFFRKSKLWGFGFIFVLYYEFILLWQMPVAWVTFWKSTWGTRETPQDILAKEKKMEKQKLRKSRFSMLKIRKMGEKE; this comes from the coding sequence ATGATGAAAACGAAAAAAGAGGTTTTAACCATACCACGCTCTGATCGTCGGATTTTATCAAATATTCCTGATCCCGAAAATGTACGGAGCCTTGTCAATCGGCGTGGAGCATCCTACCAGAAAGATAAAATTGATCCTGCCGATGTGAATGAAATTTATCGGCTCCAACAACTAAGCTTGCGCTATGAAACTCATTTTGAGGTGCAAATTAAACGAGCACGACGTCAAGTGAGTTCAGACAAATACTATGCGGAGGATATTTCAGTAACAGGTATCCTTGTTTACACGAATCAGCCCCATCATTTACTCATCGATGAAATTTTAACAATGAATTTTACAATACCAGGTGGAGCGATGCCTGAGGGCTATGAAGCTAAAGTAAAGTTAAAGGCTAAGGTTAAACGTTTTTTTACGAAAGAGATAGATGGACAAATCCGGTATTACGTTGCCTGTGAATTTTTACAGCCTTTGAATGAATATATGACAAAAAAACGTTGGGGCATTTCTATTTTTATGGCCAGTTTATTTTTATTGGTTGTATCACTTATTGTCATGTTAATGCGAGCCGAAAGTGTGATTTACTTTAGGTTTAATAAATTTTTATATTTATATAGTATTATTGCGGCTACGTTTCTACTAAGTAGATATATATTTGGTATTTTCTATAAGAATGTACCAATCAATCCGAAGTTTGAACCAGGTGTATCGATTATTATCCCCGTGTTTAATGAGGAAGAATGGATTCATCGCACAATTTCAAGCTGTATCAATCAATATTATCCAGTAGATAAATTAGAAGTCATTGTTGTGGATGATTGTTCAACAGATCGTACAGAAGAAAAGGCAAAGGACATGATTGACCTTATTCATCAAGAGGGCGAGCGTTTTAGGACAAATGATCGCTTACAGTTTTATAAGCTGCCACAAAATGGAGGGAAACGGGAAGCGTTAGTAGCTGGTGTTCATCAAGCAAAGCATGATTTAGTTGTTTTTGTGGATTCAGATAGCTTTTTAGAGCCACATGCAATCCGCAATTTAGTACAGCCATTTCAAGATCCTAAAATGGGTGGTGTAGCTGGCCGAACTGAGGTTGAAAATAAATTTACGAATGCTCTAACGAAATTACAAACGGTCCGTTATTATATCGCCTTCCGCATTATGAAAGCGGCTGAATCATGGTTTGATACGGTTACTTGCTTATCTGGGCCATTAGCATGTTATCGAAAAGAGCTTATTTTAAAAAATGAAAAGGCCTGGCTCAATCAAAAATTTCTTGGTCAGCCAGCGACATTTGGTGATGATCGCAGTATGACTAACTATATTTTGAAAACGCATCGAACAGGTTATCAGGACAATGCCATTTGCTCAACGATCGTACCCTCTGACACAAAAGTTTTTTTATCACAGCAAATGAGATGGAAACGCTCTTGGCTAAGAGAATCATTACGAGCATTTTTATTTATGTGGAAAAAAGAACCGTTTATGTTCCTTTTCTTCATTATTGGTTTAATTGTGCCGATTGCTGCACCAATTGTCGTTGTTTATAACTTAATTTATGTACCACTGATGTATGGTATTTTTCCAACCACTTTTTTAATTGGCTTACTACTAATGGCCATGCTAATGAGTTTGGCTCATTTATTCTTTAGAAAAAGTAAATTATGGGGATTTGGCTTTATCTTTGTTCTCTATTATGAATTTATTTTGCTTTGGCAGATGCCAGTTGCTTGGGTGACGTTTTGGAAATCTACATGGGGGACAAGGGAGACACCTCAGGACATTCTCGCGAAAGAAAAGAAAATGGAAAAGCAAAAATTACGAAAATCCCGATTTTCGATGTTAAAAATTAGAAAAATGGGTGAGAAGGAATGA
- a CDS encoding polysaccharide deacetylase family protein encodes MKQLKLCGLLILLLLAGCQSTPKETIHPVDSTIDVKKSDGTMSDLISHANIVVPKVALTFNGFADNETMELLLTKLDESNMKATFFLEGMRVAQEPELVKEILKRGHEVQNGTLTFPDVSTLDYDQTYEEIVLTNQIFKEHLGYTPQFVRSRSGDVTDNMRLAAAALNMKAVIGLSINPLDRKMQSAQELTDYIGQYIDRGSIIHLNTYINPAIIDAIPLLAQLANEREYTFTTLSDLLDERYLTKSVEEIAGYDAVSPNLNYEQVKPNLYYRKETTKKEIAITFDDWAHEKRVKEVLDILRKYEIKSTFFLIGSGVEKNPQLAKMIVEEGHEVASHSYYHLDVTKMTPEDLQDDLVKAHRALTYALQEPPLLYFRPAQGIMDERTAKIITAAGIKTIAMYDIASFDWNLEYTAQDIYDRVMSRVGPGKVIVMHILDGTNTVEALPLIIEKLQQDGYSFSKMSTWIEEDSNRDVNE; translated from the coding sequence ATGAAACAACTTAAACTATGTGGTCTGCTCATTCTACTGTTGTTAGCAGGCTGTCAATCTACTCCTAAAGAAACGATTCACCCAGTTGATTCTACCATAGACGTCAAAAAATCTGATGGTACTATGAGTGACTTAATCAGTCATGCCAATATAGTTGTGCCAAAGGTTGCCTTAACATTTAATGGCTTCGCAGATAATGAAACGATGGAGTTATTACTGACAAAATTAGATGAATCGAATATGAAAGCAACCTTTTTTCTAGAGGGGATGCGTGTTGCTCAGGAGCCAGAGCTTGTTAAAGAAATATTAAAAAGGGGACATGAGGTGCAAAATGGTACATTGACATTTCCAGATGTATCAACTTTAGATTATGACCAAACGTATGAAGAAATCGTTTTAACCAATCAAATTTTTAAAGAGCATTTAGGTTATACACCACAATTTGTTCGCAGTCGCTCAGGTGATGTTACCGATAATATGCGCTTAGCAGCAGCAGCACTAAATATGAAGGCCGTTATTGGATTATCTATTAATCCACTTGATCGAAAAATGCAAAGTGCTCAGGAATTGACCGACTATATCGGCCAATATATTGATAGGGGCTCTATTATTCATCTCAACACATACATTAACCCTGCTATTATAGATGCCATTCCTTTATTAGCCCAATTAGCGAACGAACGGGAGTATACCTTTACTACTTTAAGTGATTTATTAGATGAGCGCTATTTAACAAAGTCTGTAGAAGAGATAGCTGGTTATGATGCTGTTAGCCCCAATTTAAATTATGAGCAGGTCAAGCCGAATTTATATTATCGGAAAGAGACGACTAAAAAGGAGATTGCCATTACTTTTGATGACTGGGCACATGAAAAAAGAGTAAAAGAAGTGTTGGATATTTTACGTAAATATGAAATCAAAAGCACCTTTTTCTTAATCGGTAGTGGCGTGGAGAAAAATCCACAATTAGCAAAGATGATTGTAGAGGAAGGTCATGAGGTAGCTAGTCACTCCTATTACCATCTAGATGTTACGAAAATGACACCCGAAGATTTACAGGACGATTTAGTAAAAGCACATAGGGCTTTGACCTATGCGCTACAAGAGCCACCTCTACTCTATTTTAGACCAGCACAAGGCATAATGGATGAGCGAACAGCCAAAATCATCACTGCTGCGGGCATTAAAACGATTGCTATGTATGATATAGCTTCTTTTGATTGGAATTTAGAGTATACAGCACAAGACATTTATGATCGAGTGATGTCTAGGGTCGGGCCAGGAAAGGTCATTGTCATGCACATTTTAGATGGAACTAATACGGTAGAAGCACTGCCACTCATCATTGAAAAGCTGCAACAAGATGGTTACAGCTTTAGTAAAATGTCGACGTGGATTGAAGAAGATTCAAATAGGGATGTGAATGAATGA
- a CDS encoding nucleotide sugar dehydrogenase: MTIETTSLSKALSKKIHTKKATIGVIGLGYVGLPFAVEMVQSGFQVIGFDKNQDKIMQLQNGHSYIADLPKENIQQMLKSNQFEPTNDFSKLSQVDVVMICVPTPTTAEGTPDISYIKEATHTIGQYIKTNGLVILESTTYPGTTEEIVQPILENYGFVIGQNLFLAYSPERVDPGNINFSVSNTPKVVGGITAACLEVSKIFYETVIHTNVCPVSSPRVAEMEKLLENTFRQINIALVNELSQICYKMDIDIWEVIHAASTKPYGFMPFTPGPGVGGHCIPVDPKYLLWAGQQHGISATLIEAADKVNDSMPHFVVNRLENYLRLQSKELCKANIVVIGVTYKPNINDSRESPALRVIQQLLDNQCQLKIIDPFIETFSVEQALVKTDLLTVEIIQQADAVLILTNHSDIDYSLIDQQASLIFDTRNTHFLFKNKNYYKL; encoded by the coding sequence ATGACAATTGAAACGACATCATTAAGCAAAGCTTTATCAAAAAAAATCCACACAAAAAAAGCTACAATTGGGGTTATTGGGCTTGGCTATGTAGGGTTACCATTTGCAGTGGAAATGGTTCAAAGTGGGTTTCAGGTAATAGGCTTTGATAAAAACCAAGATAAAATCATGCAGTTACAAAATGGTCATAGTTATATCGCTGATCTACCTAAAGAAAATATACAGCAAATGCTAAAGAGTAATCAATTTGAGCCAACGAATGATTTTTCTAAGCTTTCACAAGTGGATGTCGTTATGATTTGTGTGCCTACACCTACTACTGCAGAAGGAACTCCCGATATTTCATATATAAAAGAAGCAACACATACCATCGGACAATATATCAAGACGAATGGGTTAGTTATTCTTGAAAGCACAACGTATCCTGGGACAACAGAAGAAATTGTCCAGCCTATTTTAGAAAACTATGGTTTTGTGATTGGTCAAAATTTATTTTTAGCCTATTCACCAGAACGTGTGGATCCAGGAAATATCAACTTTTCCGTATCAAATACGCCTAAAGTGGTTGGTGGAATAACCGCAGCATGCTTAGAAGTATCAAAGATCTTTTATGAAACAGTCATTCATACCAATGTTTGTCCTGTTTCAAGCCCAAGAGTGGCTGAGATGGAGAAATTGCTGGAAAATACATTTCGTCAAATTAATATTGCCCTTGTCAACGAGTTAAGTCAGATTTGCTACAAAATGGATATCGATATTTGGGAAGTCATTCATGCAGCTTCTACAAAGCCATATGGTTTTATGCCATTTACACCTGGACCAGGAGTAGGAGGGCATTGTATTCCAGTCGATCCTAAATACTTATTGTGGGCAGGACAACAACACGGGATCTCGGCAACGCTAATTGAAGCGGCAGATAAAGTCAATGATTCCATGCCTCATTTTGTTGTGAACAGATTAGAAAACTACTTACGTCTACAAAGTAAAGAGCTGTGTAAGGCAAACATTGTTGTCATTGGCGTTACTTATAAGCCCAATATAAATGATTCACGTGAATCTCCAGCACTTCGTGTTATTCAACAACTACTAGATAATCAGTGTCAGTTAAAGATTATCGATCCTTTTATTGAAACCTTTTCTGTAGAGCAAGCTCTTGTTAAGACGGACCTACTAACAGTAGAAATAATCCAACAGGCAGACGCAGTATTAATTTTAACGAATCATTCAGATATTGATTACTCTTTAATTGACCAACAGGCTTCTTTAATTTTTGATACACGAAATACCCATTTTCTGTTTAAAAATAAAAATTATTACAAATTATAA
- a CDS encoding MetQ/NlpA family ABC transporter substrate-binding protein, which yields MKKLLAGLFLSILVLALAACGTDKKEDANSASDQTDSKDNVTLKVGASNTPHAVILDKAKSILAKEGIDLEIETYTDYVLPNQDLDSKILDANYFQHIPYLELQIKDNGYDFVNAGGVHIEPIGIYSKKYKTLEDLPEGATILLSNSVSDHGRMLSLLEAKGLIKLKEGIDKTAAEIKDIEENPKNFKFDANTAPEMLVQMYENDEGDAVLINSNFAIDNGLNPIEDAISLEDKESPYVNIIAVRAGDETRPEIKKLLEVLTSKEIQDFILEEWKGAVVPVQ from the coding sequence ATGAAAAAGTTATTAGCAGGATTATTTTTATCTATACTTGTACTAGCATTAGCAGCTTGTGGTACAGATAAAAAAGAAGATGCCAATTCAGCATCTGATCAAACAGATAGTAAAGACAATGTAACATTAAAAGTAGGTGCTTCTAATACACCACACGCAGTTATCCTAGATAAAGCAAAATCAATTTTAGCTAAAGAAGGCATCGACCTTGAAATTGAAACTTATACAGATTATGTTCTTCCAAACCAAGATCTAGATTCAAAAATACTTGATGCAAACTATTTCCAACATATTCCATACTTAGAGCTGCAAATTAAAGATAATGGCTATGATTTCGTGAATGCTGGTGGCGTTCATATTGAACCAATCGGTATTTACTCAAAAAAATATAAAACTTTAGAAGATCTGCCTGAAGGCGCAACAATCTTACTTTCTAACTCAGTATCAGACCACGGTCGTATGCTATCATTACTGGAAGCTAAAGGCTTAATTAAATTAAAAGAAGGTATTGATAAAACGGCAGCAGAAATAAAGGATATTGAAGAAAATCCTAAAAACTTTAAATTCGATGCGAATACTGCACCAGAAATGCTTGTACAAATGTATGAAAATGATGAGGGCGATGCAGTACTTATCAACTCTAACTTTGCGATCGATAATGGTTTAAATCCAATCGAAGATGCTATTTCTCTTGAAGACAAAGAATCTCCATATGTGAATATTATCGCAGTACGTGCAGGCGACGAAACAAGACCAGAAATTAAAAAATTATTAGAAGTATTAACTTCTAAAGAAATCCAAGACTTCATTTTAGAAGAATGGAAAGGTGCAGTAGTACCAGTACAATAA
- a CDS encoding methionine ABC transporter permease, whose amino-acid sequence MLTNLFPNVDWENMWQAMYETLYMTAISTVVTFILGLVIGIVLFLTSPNQLWANKMVNFLTGSIVNIFRSIPFIVLIILLIPFTKFLLGTIRGANAALPALIIGAAPFYARMVLIALREIDKGVIEAARSMGAKTSTIIWKVLIPESLPALISGITVTAVALVGYTAMAGIIGAGGLGNLAFLDGFQRNRQDVTLMATILILVVVFIIQWIGDLITVKIDKR is encoded by the coding sequence ATGCTAACTAATCTTTTTCCAAACGTAGACTGGGAAAATATGTGGCAAGCTATGTATGAAACATTGTACATGACGGCAATTTCTACAGTTGTCACATTTATTCTTGGGTTAGTCATTGGGATCGTTCTATTTTTAACAAGCCCTAATCAGCTATGGGCTAATAAAATGGTTAACTTTTTAACGGGTTCAATCGTTAATATTTTCCGCTCCATCCCATTTATCGTGTTAATTATTTTATTAATTCCATTTACGAAATTCTTACTTGGTACGATTCGGGGAGCAAATGCGGCATTACCTGCTCTAATTATCGGTGCAGCCCCGTTCTACGCTCGTATGGTATTGATTGCGTTACGTGAAATAGATAAAGGTGTCATTGAAGCAGCCCGTTCAATGGGGGCAAAAACATCCACAATTATTTGGAAAGTACTGATCCCTGAATCTTTACCAGCACTAATTTCAGGAATTACTGTAACGGCTGTTGCCCTCGTTGGTTATACTGCAATGGCAGGGATTATCGGTGCAGGTGGTCTTGGTAACTTAGCTTTCCTAGACGGCTTCCAACGAAATCGCCAAGATGTGACATTAATGGCAACTATTTTGATCTTAGTAGTTGTATTTATCATTCAATGGATTGGTGATCTCATAACGGTGAAGATCGATAAACGTTAG